The genome window CGATGTATGGGGACGCATCGCCGCCGGCGAGGCGATCCTTGTCAACGAGCAGCTCGCCCGGCGGGAAGAGCTTTGGCCCGGCGCGACGCTCGACCTGCCCGGCTGGCCCGACGCGCCGGTCGCGGGCGTCTACAGCGATTACGGCAATCCGCTCGGTCAGGTGATGGTCGGGCTCGGACGGTTCGATGCACTCTATCCCGATGCGCCGAACCGACGCTTCGGCATCCGCGTACCGCAGGGAGAGGCAGGCGCGCTGATCGACGAGATCAACGCGCGCTTCGCCCTCCCTGCCCCCGGTGCGACCGACCAGGCCGAAATCAAGCGTTTCTCGCTCGAGATCTTCGAAAGGACATTCACCGTGACCGCGGCGCTCAACGTGCTCACGCTGTCGGTGGCGGCGCTCGCGATCCTCACGTCGCTTTTGACGATCGCCACGATGCGTCAGCCGCAGCTTGCGCCGGTCTGGGCGCTGGGACTGACGCGCGCGACGCTCGGGCGGCTGGAGCTGGGACGCGCACTGCTTCTGGCGGGACTGACCTTCGTGCTGTCGGTTCCCGTCGGACTGATCCTCGCCTGGGTCCTGCTTGCCGTCATCAACGTCGAGGCGTTCGGCTGGCGGCTGCCCATGCAGGTCTTTCCGTTCGACTGGCTTCGGCTCGGTCTCTGCTCACTTCTGGCGGCCGGGCTCGCGGCGCTCATACCGGCGATCCGTCTTGCGCGGATGCCGCCTACGGAACTGCTCAAGGTGTTTGCCAATGAACGCTAGTCGCCTCACGCGTCGCCGGGTCCTGACGCTGGCCGGGCTCGGCCTCGTTGCGGGGCCGGCCTTCGGCCAGGGGTTTGCGGGGCTGGGTCGGCACGCCGGCGAATTCGCCGTGCCACGTCCCGAAACGCAGCTGAGCTTTCCCGCCGATCACGCGCCGCACCCGGACTTCCGGATCGAATGGTGGTACGTCACCGCAAATCTGAACGGGCCAGACGGCACGCCATATGGCGTGCAATGGACGCTTTTCCGTTCTGCCCTCACCCCCGCGAGCGAGCAAAGCGGCTGGTCGACGACGCAAGCCTGGATGGGGCATGCGGCGCTCACTACGCCAGACCGGCATTTCGCGGCCGAACGCCTCGCCCGCGGAGGTATCGGTCAGGCCGGTGCGGGGATCGAACCGTTCGATGCATGGATCGACGATTGGCGTCTTTCGGGACCAGACCTCGACCACGTGACGATGAAGGCTGCCGGTGAGGATTTCGCCTTCACGCTCGATCTGGCGACCGAGGCGGCTTTCGTTCTGCAGGGGAATAACGGGTTTTCGGTGAAGTCGGCCGCGGGCCAGGCGAGCCACTATTATTCGCAGCCCTTCTACGAAGTTGCGGGGACACTGCGTTTCGAGGGTCGGGAGATTTCCGTCACGGGTCTGGCTTGGCTCGATCGGGAATGGTCGTCTCAACCCCTGTCGGGTGATCAGGAGGGATGGGACTGGTTCTCGCTCCACCTCGAGGGCGGCGACAAGCTGATGGGCTTCAGGCTGCGCGGGAGCCCGGATTTCACGGCTGCGACATATGTCAGCGCGGACGGTACGACGACGGCATTCGAGAACGGCGTTTTTTCGGCCGAACCCATGGGGCAGACCGAGATCGAAGGCCGCGACATCCCCGTCAGGTGGCAAGTGCGGCTGCCGCCACGCGGCATCGACGTCACGGTCGCTGCCTTGAACGCGAATGCGTGGATGCCGCTGACCTTCCCCTACTGGGAGGGACCGGTCACGATCGAAGGCAGCCATTCAGGACAAGGTTATCTGGAGATGACGGGATATGAGTGACGACGTGCCCGCCTGGGCGGACGATCTCGGCGCGTTCCTTTCCCGCGGGTGGGACGCGCTCGAGCGGGCAGCCGATGATCCATCGGCCCCCATGCACCGCGCCGTTCTTGCGACCACGGGGCTCGGGGGCGGCGCGGAAGCTCGGACGCTCGTGCTGAGGCATGCAAGAAGGTCTGATGCGACGCTTGGGGTGCAGGTCGATCGGGCCTCGACCAAGGTGGCGGAAATCGGGGCCAATCCGCTGGCCACGCTGCTTTTCTGGGACGAAGACGCGCAAATGCAGATCCGAGCGCGCATCCGGGCCGAAATCGATACCGACACCGCCGCGATCTGGACCGACCTTTCGGATCGTGCGCGTACGAATTATGGCGGCACGCCACCGACGGGTGCCCCCATTCCCGCCGCGTCGGCTTATGACAAGGTCCCCGATCCTGATCGCCTCGCCCGGATTATGGGCCATGTGCAATCCTTCGATTTCGTCTATCTGGGGCCCGAACATCGTCGCGCGCTCTTCTCGCGCGACAACGGTTTCGCGGGGACGTGGCTCGCGCCCTGACGGACCGACCCGGGCCAAGCCGGGGCAGTGATCGGAGACGCAGATGCGACAGATTTGGCCCGCGACACGGGATCTCGTGCTGGTCGGCGGCGGGCATGCACATGCCCTCGTCCTCAGGAGCTGGGGCATGGATCCGCTGCCAGGTGCGCGGCTGACATTGATCAATCCCGGGCCGACCGCGCCTTATACGGGAATGCTGCCGGGCTTCGTCGCCGGGCATTACGACCGAGATACGCTCGACATCGATCTGATGAAGCTTGCCCAATTCGCAGGCGCGCGGATCGTGCTCGGACATGCCACCGGCATCGATCGGGCGGCGAAAGAGATCGAGGTCGAGGATCAACTTCTCGGTTCGCGTCGAGTGGCCTATGACGTCGCCTCGATCGACATCGGCATCCATTCCGACATGCCCGAGATTACCGGTTTCTCGGAATACGGCGCACCGGCGAAACCGCTCGACCGGTTCGCCAGTCTCTGGGCCGCGCATGTGACCGGACCGGACCGGAACGCGCCGAAGGCGGTCATCGGCGGCGGCCCGGCGGGTGCGGAGCTTGCCATGGCGATGTCCTACGGCACGGATGGTGCACCGGTGACCCTTATCGACCGGGGACGCGCATTCGACGACATGGGTCAGGGGGCTGCGCACGCGCTGCGAGCCGCGCTGGTCCGTCGGAACGTTACGCTGATCGAACAGGCGGAGGTGGCCGAGATCACCGCGCACCACGTAGTGTTGAAAGATGGAGGCGACATTCCCGCTCGGCTCGTGACGGCCGCCACGGGACCTCGACCGCATGCCTGGATCGGCCGGACGGGTCTGTCGCTCAGCGATGGATATATCGATGTCGATGCGGAGCTGCGAAGTTCGGACCCGGCGATCTTCGCCGCCGGCGATTGCGCGCATATGACCTTCGCGCCACGTCCCAAGGCAGGCGTCTTTGCCGTACGGCAGGCCCCCATCCTTCGGGCCAACCTGCGCGCGTCGATGGGGGCCGGCCGGCTGCGCCGCTTTCGGCCGCAGAGCGATTACCTCAAGCTTATCGCACTTGGCGAGAAATCGGCCGTGGCGGACAAGTTCGGCCTGCGATTGTCCGGTCGGGCCATCTGGTGGTGGAAGGATCGGATCGACCGCAGGTTCATGCGCCGGTTGTCCGACCTTCCGGTCATGGAGCCCGATCCCCCACCGCGCCACCATACCGAAGGCCTACGCGCCATGACGCGGCAGATCCCCTGCGGCGGGTGCGCCGCGAAGGTCGGACCCGAGATCCTGAAGACCGCGCTGGGACCGACGCGAGATTTGCAGGAAGGCGTCGAGACCGGGATCGGCGACGACGCGGCGATCCTGCGGACTGGCGGCGTACGTCAGGCCATCACCGTTGACCAGATCGGCGGCATATCGGCAGATCCGCGACTGATGGCCCATATCGCGGCACATCACGCGATCGGCGATTGCCTGGCGATGGGTGCCCGCCCGCAGGCGATCCTTCCGATTCTTACCCTGCCCCGCGCCGCACCGGAGATGGAGGCACGGACCCTTGCCGAGGTGGCCGACGCGGTCGAGGCAGTCGCAACGGCCGCAGGGGCCGCGATCGTCGGCGGGCACACCGCGACCGGAGCGGAGATGGCGATGGGATTTGCCGTGACCGGTTTGCTCGACGGGCCGGCGATCACGCTTGCCGGCGCACGGCCGGGCGACGCGCTGATACTGACGAAGCCGCTCGGCTCGGGCGTGATCCTCGCAGGTGCGATGGCGGGAAGGTGCCGAGGCGTCGATCTCGCGGCCGCACTTCGTCATATGGCAACACCGCAGATCGCGGCGGCGTCGATCCTGTCGCGCGCCCATGCGATGACGGATGTGACGGGATTCGGCCTCGCCGGTCACCTTATGGGCATGCTGCGCGCCGCGCAGGCGGGCGCACGGCTCGACGCGAAACGGATCCCTGCCATGGACGGTGCGATCGCGCTGTTCCAGGGCGGTCAGAGATCCACGCTTCATGCGGCCAACCGTCAGGCGGTCGCCCGGGAAACACTCGGCGAAGGGGCGGTATACGAACTGCTCTTCGATCCGCAGACGGCCGGTGGGCTCTTGGCCGCAATCGCACCCGAAGAAGCGGAAGAAACGCTGGCCCGCCTTGAACGGGCGGGTTATCCCGCCGCGCGGATCGGCACGGTCACGGCAGGTGCAGCGGTGATCGAACTCACCTAAATCGTCGAGAGCTCTGCCATGATCCTGTCCGCGACGCGGTCGAGACCTTCGGTATCGAGATTCTGCGTCTCGACGATGCGGTCGGCTTCGCGGTCCTTGCGGGCATAACGCGGATCGTAATGATGCTCCATCAATTCGAGGGCCAGCCTCTCCGTCTCGCCACGCTTGGCGAGGTCGCGCCACGTGCCGATACGATCATGTCCCTGCAAGGGAACGAGTGACAGGAGAACCCGGTCGAGCCGTTCGGGATCGGCGACGATATCGGCATAGGCGCGCGTTAGGTAGCGGGCGCGCGCCGGGCGCGGTGCCTCGATCCTGATCCGCGGGGCGCTCTGCATGGCACTCCAGAGCGCGGGCGGCACGATCATTCGCCCGACCTTGCTGGACTCCGCCTCCACGAGAACCGGACGGTCGGGATCGAGACGTGTCGTCACCTGTGCGAGATGCGACTCGAACCCCTTCTGCGAAGGCTGCTCTCCCATTGCGCCGAACACCGATCCTCGATGATTGGCAAGGCCCTCGAGGTCGGCGATCTGCCCGCCGCGCGCGGCGATTCTGTGCAGGATCTCGGTCTTGGCGCTGCCCGTATAGCCATCGAGCAGGATCACGCGTGCGGGGAACGGGCTTTCGTAAAGCGTATCGCGGACCAGCCGGCGATACGTGCGATAGCCGCCATCGACGACAGCGACGCGCCAGCCGATCTGCGTCAGGATCGAGGCGAAGGAATTGGACCTCTGCCCCCCGCGCCAGCAATAGACGAGCGGACGCCACCCGCCGTCGTGACCGGCAAGCGCCCCCTCGATATGGGATGCAGCGTTGCGCGCGACCAGCGCCGCACCGATCTTGCGCGCGAGAAACGGGCTCTGCCGCGTGTAGATGGTGCCGACGCGGGCGCGCTCCTCGTCGTCGAGAACGGGCAGGTTGATGGCACCCGGCACGTGGTCTTCGGCGAACTCCGAAGGCGCGCGGACATCGATGATCGTATCGAACCGATCTGCGGCGAAGTCGTCGAGGTTTGAAAAGGTAACGGTCATGCGCCACCCCTAGCGCAATCGCAAGAAGGCGGGAATGGGTGGCGATGGCGCGATCGTGATCGCGAAGTCGCCGGCATGCAGGCTTGCAACCTGCGCGGGACTTGGCGCTCACCTTCGCACGGGATAGCGTCGAACGGAATGAAATTCCGGAGTAAACATAATGGTTAACAGGATGAGGGCCGCATTGCTGGCGACCGCGCTGGTCACGGTGCCTGGCCTGGCGTTGGCCGCGACCTGCGGCAACACCGCGGCTGGATACGAGACCTGGAAGGCCGCGTTCGCCCGTGAGGCGCAAGCCGCAGGCGTCGGTCAACGCGGCCTTCAGGCACTCGCGGCCACGCGCTACGCGCAATCGACGATCAATGCCGATCGCAACCAGCAGAGCTTCAGCTACTCGCTTGAGCGCTTCATGGAGGTGCGCGGGGCTGACACCATAGTCTCGCAAGGGCGTCAAAGGCTCGCGGCCAACCCGGCATTCTACGCCTCGCTCGAACAGCGGTACGGTGTGCCCGCGGGCGTGATCATCGCCATCCACGGGATGGAAACCGGCTTTGGCAACTTCATGGGCGACAGCAACGTCGTTTCGGCGATCTCGACGCTCGCCTATGATTGCCGGCGATCCGATTTCTTCACGCCGCACGCCCTCGCGGCGTTGAAACTCGTCGATCGCGGAGCGCTGTCTCCGGGCACGCAGGGCGCACGTCATGGCGAAGTTGGGCATACCCAGTTCCTGCCGGGAAACGTACTGCGCTATGGCGTCGATGCAGACGGGAATGGTCGCGTGGACCTTACCAACATCACCGATTCCCTCGCCTCTACCGCGAATTTCCTGCGTCAAAAGGGATGGCAACCGGGTGCTGGCTATCAGCAGGGGCAACCAAATTTCCGTGCAATTCAGGAATGGAACGCGGCGAGCGTCTATCAGCAGGCGATCGCGATCATGGCGGCGAGGATCGACGCAGGGTCCTGATCGAGCCCCGAGGTGGCATCCGTCATTCGCCGGGTGCCACCACCCGGCTCGCTGCTTGACCGCATTCGCCGCCTGAAATGCTGTGACGCGACCGGCCTGCTGCCTTGGAGGCATAGAGCGCGCGGTCGGCGTCCACCACCATCTGGTCGAGGTCGGGCGACCGGTAGCAGGTGGAGATTGCGGTGCCGACGCTTGCCGAAATCCGGCAGGAATGCCCCTCGAAGAGAACCGGCCTCTGAAGCTCGGAGATGATCCGGACGGCGATCTCCTCGATCCTGTCGGGATCTGTCATGCCCGGAAGGACAAGGATGAACTCGTCCCCGCCGACCCGTGCCACCGTATCGGATGCACGGGTCGCGCTTCGCAGAGCCGCAGCGACCACCTGAAGCACATGGTCACCGGCGGCGTGCCCATAGCTGTCGTTCACAGACTTGAAATAATCGAGATCGATGTTGCAGAGCGAGAAGGCATCACCGCTCGTCACGAGACGGTTGACGATCCGCTCCAGCGCACGGCGATTGGCGAGACCCGTCAACGTATCTGTGAAAGCCTGCGCCTCCGCGACTGTCTTGGCACCATCGAGTCGCGAAATGAGAC of Palleronia sp. LCG004 contains these proteins:
- a CDS encoding pyridoxamine 5'-phosphate oxidase family protein; this encodes MSDDVPAWADDLGAFLSRGWDALERAADDPSAPMHRAVLATTGLGGGAEARTLVLRHARRSDATLGVQVDRASTKVAEIGANPLATLLFWDEDAQMQIRARIRAEIDTDTAAIWTDLSDRARTNYGGTPPTGAPIPAASAYDKVPDPDRLARIMGHVQSFDFVYLGPEHRRALFSRDNGFAGTWLAP
- a CDS encoding lipocalin-like domain-containing protein; translation: MNASRLTRRRVLTLAGLGLVAGPAFGQGFAGLGRHAGEFAVPRPETQLSFPADHAPHPDFRIEWWYVTANLNGPDGTPYGVQWTLFRSALTPASEQSGWSTTQAWMGHAALTTPDRHFAAERLARGGIGQAGAGIEPFDAWIDDWRLSGPDLDHVTMKAAGEDFAFTLDLATEAAFVLQGNNGFSVKSAAGQASHYYSQPFYEVAGTLRFEGREISVTGLAWLDREWSSQPLSGDQEGWDWFSLHLEGGDKLMGFRLRGSPDFTAATYVSADGTTTAFENGVFSAEPMGQTEIEGRDIPVRWQVRLPPRGIDVTVAALNANAWMPLTFPYWEGPVTIEGSHSGQGYLEMTGYE
- a CDS encoding diguanylate cyclase domain-containing protein; its protein translation is MYRPGSVVTFESAAVDRMLPMHLRFDTSGIVRHVAPGMAKLAGERTLKDRPLLECFEITRPRGISSAWELRKLEPPRVKLRFREGRPVRLRGMALALGDGEGGVLSLALDLSELRDLGGAALTTADFSPTDMTVDMLYLMEANSAAMAETRRLISRLDGAKTVAEAQAFTDTLTGLANRRALERIVNRLVTSGDAFSLCNIDLDYFKSVNDSYGHAAGDHVLQVVAAALRSATRASDTVARVGGDEFILVLPGMTDPDRIEEIAVRIISELQRPVLFEGHSCRISASVGTAISTCYRSPDLDQMVVDADRALYASKAAGRSRHSISGGECGQAASRVVAPGE
- the selD gene encoding selenide, water dikinase SelD, with amino-acid sequence MRQIWPATRDLVLVGGGHAHALVLRSWGMDPLPGARLTLINPGPTAPYTGMLPGFVAGHYDRDTLDIDLMKLAQFAGARIVLGHATGIDRAAKEIEVEDQLLGSRRVAYDVASIDIGIHSDMPEITGFSEYGAPAKPLDRFASLWAAHVTGPDRNAPKAVIGGGPAGAELAMAMSYGTDGAPVTLIDRGRAFDDMGQGAAHALRAALVRRNVTLIEQAEVAEITAHHVVLKDGGDIPARLVTAATGPRPHAWIGRTGLSLSDGYIDVDAELRSSDPAIFAAGDCAHMTFAPRPKAGVFAVRQAPILRANLRASMGAGRLRRFRPQSDYLKLIALGEKSAVADKFGLRLSGRAIWWWKDRIDRRFMRRLSDLPVMEPDPPPRHHTEGLRAMTRQIPCGGCAAKVGPEILKTALGPTRDLQEGVETGIGDDAAILRTGGVRQAITVDQIGGISADPRLMAHIAAHHAIGDCLAMGARPQAILPILTLPRAAPEMEARTLAEVADAVEAVATAAGAAIVGGHTATGAEMAMGFAVTGLLDGPAITLAGARPGDALILTKPLGSGVILAGAMAGRCRGVDLAAALRHMATPQIAAASILSRAHAMTDVTGFGLAGHLMGMLRAAQAGARLDAKRIPAMDGAIALFQGGQRSTLHAANRQAVARETLGEGAVYELLFDPQTAGGLLAAIAPEEAEETLARLERAGYPAARIGTVTAGAAVIELT
- the mnmH gene encoding tRNA 2-selenouridine(34) synthase MnmH, whose amino-acid sequence is MTVTFSNLDDFAADRFDTIIDVRAPSEFAEDHVPGAINLPVLDDEERARVGTIYTRQSPFLARKIGAALVARNAASHIEGALAGHDGGWRPLVYCWRGGQRSNSFASILTQIGWRVAVVDGGYRTYRRLVRDTLYESPFPARVILLDGYTGSAKTEILHRIAARGGQIADLEGLANHRGSVFGAMGEQPSQKGFESHLAQVTTRLDPDRPVLVEAESSKVGRMIVPPALWSAMQSAPRIRIEAPRPARARYLTRAYADIVADPERLDRVLLSLVPLQGHDRIGTWRDLAKRGETERLALELMEHHYDPRYARKDREADRIVETQNLDTEGLDRVADRIMAELSTI
- a CDS encoding lytic murein transglycosylase, with the protein product MVNRMRAALLATALVTVPGLALAATCGNTAAGYETWKAAFAREAQAAGVGQRGLQALAATRYAQSTINADRNQQSFSYSLERFMEVRGADTIVSQGRQRLAANPAFYASLEQRYGVPAGVIIAIHGMETGFGNFMGDSNVVSAISTLAYDCRRSDFFTPHALAALKLVDRGALSPGTQGARHGEVGHTQFLPGNVLRYGVDADGNGRVDLTNITDSLASTANFLRQKGWQPGAGYQQGQPNFRAIQEWNAASVYQQAIAIMAARIDAGS